The Octadecabacter arcticus 238 genome contains a region encoding:
- a CDS encoding PfkB family carbohydrate kinase translates to MKKPDILCIGSVLWDIIGRASSHMRAGSDVPGRITRLPGGVAMNIAMTLINFGLTPAVLSAVGRDAEGDELVHEAAGLGIITEHLYRSDDLLTDAYMAIEGANGLIAAIADAHSLEQASTKILRALSDGTLGTDAAPWSGLVALDGNLTRDLLADIAKSPLFAASDLRVAPASPGKAERLLALVGHPSATLYVNLEEAGLLCQTTFDTAADGAAALSKRGVHRVLVTDGGKLAAECLDGDICTAQPPEVLVTRVTGAGDTFMAAHIVSEVQGMDRQAALIRALSAAATYVSGETPS, encoded by the coding sequence ATGAAAAAACCTGACATCCTGTGCATCGGTTCGGTCCTGTGGGACATCATCGGGCGCGCGTCTAGCCACATGCGCGCAGGCTCCGATGTGCCCGGTCGCATCACGCGCCTGCCCGGTGGTGTGGCGATGAATATCGCGATGACGCTGATTAATTTTGGCCTGACCCCTGCGGTTCTCTCCGCCGTTGGTCGTGACGCTGAGGGCGATGAACTGGTCCATGAGGCGGCGGGCCTTGGCATCATCACCGAACACCTCTACCGTTCCGACGATCTCCTGACGGATGCCTATATGGCGATCGAGGGCGCGAACGGTCTGATCGCGGCCATTGCCGATGCCCATTCGCTGGAACAGGCGAGCACCAAAATCTTGCGCGCCCTGTCGGACGGCACCCTTGGCACCGACGCGGCCCCCTGGTCCGGCCTTGTGGCCCTTGATGGCAATCTGACACGCGATTTATTAGCCGATATTGCGAAATCACCGCTGTTTGCCGCGTCGGATTTACGGGTCGCACCCGCCTCACCGGGTAAGGCCGAACGCCTTTTGGCACTGGTCGGCCACCCTTCGGCAACGTTGTATGTGAACCTCGAAGAAGCTGGGCTGCTGTGTCAGACGACGTTCGACACGGCCGCAGATGGCGCTGCGGCCCTGTCCAAGCGCGGCGTTCACCGCGTCTTGGTCACCGACGGTGGCAAACTGGCCGCTGAATGTCTGGATGGTGACATCTGCACGGCACAGCCCCCCGAAGTCCTCGTGACCCGCGTGACGGGCGCGGGGGATACATTCATGGCCGCTCACATCGTCTCAGAAGTCCAAGGCATGGACCGCCAAGCCGCCCTTATCCGCGCCCTGAGCGCCGCTGCAACCTACGTTTCCGGAGAGACCCCATCATGA
- a CDS encoding helix-turn-helix domain-containing protein, giving the protein MGGAIKITRTDMSAKDLRRAAKRTKDGRVVRRLLAIALVLDGVDRETAARSSGMDRQTLRDWAHRFNAEGIEGLSDRNGKGAKPRLSPKQQAQFVAWVEAGPDPLNDYRLTPVGSLFECNSRY; this is encoded by the coding sequence ATGGGTGGAGCCATAAAAATTACGCGCACGGATATGTCTGCGAAAGATTTGCGCCGTGCGGCAAAGCGAACCAAGGATGGGCGGGTTGTACGGCGACTACTGGCCATAGCGCTGGTGCTTGATGGGGTGGATCGTGAAACGGCTGCCCGCAGCAGTGGTATGGATCGACAAACACTTCGGGATTGGGCGCATCGCTTTAACGCAGAAGGCATTGAGGGGTTATCGGATCGGAATGGCAAGGGGGCAAAACCACGGTTGTCGCCCAAGCAACAGGCGCAATTTGTGGCGTGGGTGGAGGCCGGGCCCGACCCACTGAACGACTACCGGCTGACGCCGGTAGGTTCCCTTTTTGAATGTAATTCAAGATACTGA
- a CDS encoding 1-acyl-sn-glycerol-3-phosphate acyltransferase → MKRFIDATLGKWVRHFFLVLVRTYYAMFYNVSAAGKHLLQDQPGTLILATHVSRHDGPLVSAILYSTARVRPTVHYDEYHNWAQWFPMYVAGAIPMSSPKSWPDDRRAARKDHTLGIIHKVLGNGNSILLFPAGKLRRQPQEIIAPYLSGVYDILRAEPDTPVMLLRLDGLGQFQRAQYDGFWSFLGIKKGRRHVSLDLRPITDLDPTQELAVFNETLEALLNS, encoded by the coding sequence ATGAAACGTTTCATTGACGCCACGCTGGGCAAATGGGTCCGGCATTTTTTTCTCGTCCTTGTGCGGACCTATTACGCGATGTTTTACAATGTCAGCGCTGCGGGCAAGCACCTGTTGCAGGACCAACCCGGAACGCTGATTTTGGCAACCCATGTCAGCCGACATGATGGGCCGCTGGTCTCGGCCATCCTGTATTCGACGGCGCGGGTGCGCCCGACGGTGCATTATGATGAATACCACAACTGGGCGCAGTGGTTCCCGATGTATGTCGCAGGCGCGATTCCGATGTCGTCGCCGAAATCATGGCCCGATGATCGACGCGCCGCGCGCAAAGACCACACACTGGGGATCATTCATAAGGTGCTGGGCAACGGCAATTCCATTCTCTTGTTTCCCGCCGGAAAGCTGCGCCGCCAACCCCAAGAGATCATCGCACCGTATTTGTCGGGTGTGTACGACATTCTGCGGGCCGAACCTGACACGCCCGTGATGCTGTTGCGCCTTGACGGTCTTGGTCAATTCCAACGGGCGCAATACGACGGGTTCTGGAGCTTTTTGGGTATCAAGAAGGGTCGTCGCCATGTGAGCCTGGATTTGCGGCCGATTACGGATCTGGACCCGACACAGGAGCTTGCGGTGTTTAATGAGACGTTAGAGGCGCTTTTGAATTCATAA